The following is a genomic window from Salinibacterium sp. UTAS2018.
CAGCGGGTCTACCCAGGCTTCAGCGGCAAGAATGCGCTCGCCGTCGTAGCTGTTGAGAATCGTGCGCCATTCGCGGTAGATCTCGTGCACGCCGTCTTGCGCCCAGAACGGTGCGCGGGATGCCGCGGGGTCGGCAGCCGTTGCGTCGCCGCCCTCTGGAGTGCCTGCTCCGCCCATGCTGCCGCCCGCGAGCGGGGGAGTCCAGTCGGGAAGGCCCTCGGCTTTGATCATGCCGTGGGCGACATCAACGCGGAAGCCGTCGACGCCACGATCGAGCCAGAACCTAAGCACGTCTTCGAACTGGCGGCGCACCCAAGGATTGTGCCAGTTGAAGTCGGGTTGGGTGCTGTCGAAGAGGTGCAGGTACCACTGGCCAGGGGTGCCGTCGGGGTTCTCGGTGCGGGTCCACGCGCGACCGCCGAAGACTGACTCCCAATTATTGGGGGGCAACTCGCCATTCTGGCCAAGACCGTCCCGGAACATATAGCGATCGCGTTCGGCGCTACCGGGAGCGGCCGCCAGTGCTTCTTGGAACCAGCGGTGATCGCTCGAAGAATGATTGGGCACAAGATCGACGATCAGGCGCAGCCCGAGTTCGTGGGCGCGACTCGTCATCGAGTCGAAGTCGTCGAGGGTGCCGAAGAGGGGGTCGACGTCGCAGTAGTCGGCGACATCGTAGCCTGCATCGCGTTGCGGCGAGGTGTAAAAGGGCGAGAGCCACACGGCGTCGATGCCGAGTTCGGCAAGTTCAGGAAGCCGGTCGCGGATGCCGAGCAAGTCGCCCATGCCATCGCCGTTGGAGTCGGCGAAAGACCGCGGGTAGATCTGGTAAATCACTGCGGAGCGCCACCACTCGGTGCGCGGAAGAACGGAAGTCATGCCTGACACCGTATCGCTAATCGACGTAAAAACTAAGCGCTTGCATAAACCCGGCCCTCAATTTCTCGAGCAAATCGGCGACGGCCTGAAAACTCGCGCTTGCCCAATCGCCCTGATGCAAGGTATACATGGAAGCGCTTGCAGTTTGCAATGCTTTCACTGACGAAAGGCAGCCACCAATGAAGGTGACCAAGAGAGGACTGTGGGCCGTAGGCGCGCTCACTGTTACTGCATCCCTCGTTCTGACCGGATGCACAGCAGCATCCGATGACGCAGACAACGCCGCTGGTACCGGCGAAGCACTGACCGTCTGGGTCGATGCCGATCGCGCAGCCGTGCTGAAAGACGCCGCCGCTGACTTCACCGCCGAGACCGGCGTCGAGGTCAAGCTCGTTCAAAAAGAGTTCGGTGACATTCGCGACCAGTTCGTCGCCCAGGTACCCACCGGTAAGGGGCCTGACGTTGTCATTGGAGCCCACGACTGGCTCGGCACCTTTGTCACCAACGGCGTCGTTGCTCCCGTTGAACTCGGCGACAAAGCGGACGACTTCCAAGCTGTGGGCGTGACCGCCATGAGCTACGAAGGCCAGGTGTACGGCGTTCCCTACTCGATCGAGAACATCGCCCTCGTGCGCAACACTGCACTCGCGCCCAGCACGCCCGCGACCTTCGATGAGATGGTCACGATGGGTGAAGCTGCCGGCACTGAGTACCCGTTCCTCGTCGGCCTCGACCCCGAAGCCGCCGACCCGTACCACCTGTACCCGTTCCAGACCTCGTTCGGTGCGCCCGTCTTCGGCACCGATGCCGATGGAAGCTACGACTCGGACGCCCTCGAAATCGGCAACGCTGGTGGCGACGAGTTCGCTGCCTGGCTTGCCGAGCAGGGAGCTGCTGGAGTTCTCAACACGAACATCACCGGCGACCTCGCCAAAGAGAAGTTCGTGGCCGGCGAAGCACCCTTCTACCTGACCGGACCGTGGAACGTTCCCGCCGCCGTCGAAGCAGGCATCGACGTCGCGATCGACCCGATCCCCTCCGCTGGTGGAGAAGACGCTCAGCCGTTCGTGGGTGTTCAGGGCTTCTTCGTCAGTGCGAAGAGCGAGAATGCGCTCGCTGCGAACGAGTTCATCGTGAACTACATGGGCAGCGAAGAAGTGCAGACCGCTCTGTTCGAAGTGGGCGGACGAGCCCCCGCGCTCACCGCATCCTTCGACGCCGCCAGCGCCGACCCGATCGTTGCCGGCTTCGGCACCGTCGGTGAAAACGCTGTACCGATGCCCTCGATTCCTGCCATGGGAGCCGTGTGGGAGTTCTGGGGTGTAACCGAAGCCGCCATCATCAACGGTGGTGACCCCGCTTCGCTCTGGCAGAAGATGTCGGGCGACATTCAGACCGCTATCGCTGGATAGCGCACGGTGGCCGTCCGCCTGCAAGCGGGCGGCCACTTCCTTCCCCTTTTTCTTTCTCGCTCTTAGAGCGAACCGCACGTCTTCAACGGAGAACCCTCGTGACGACCTCCCCCCAGACTGACCCCGGCCCCCTGCGGCAGTCAGCCCGCGCCAAGCGGGCAACCAGAATCGCGGATGCCGCCTCCGGAGGCTGGAAAGTCGTCGCCGCGAAAATTCTGGGTCTCGGTGTCGTCGACGCGATCGCGATCTACGCGCTCTTCGTACTCGTGCGCAGCGAATCGTGGCTCGTCGCCGGGCTTGTCGTGTTTGTGACGTTGCTCGTCAACTGGATCTACTTCTCGCGTGGCAAGCTGCCCGCGAAGTACCTCGCACCAGGGCTCATTTTCCTCGCGATCTTCCAGATCTTTGTGCTGCTCTATTCGGGCTACATCGCGTTCACGAACTACGGCACCGGCCACAACTCCACGAAGGCTGACGCGGTCAACGCGTTGCTGCTCTCGTCGCAAAACCGGGTGGCCGATTCGCCCAGCTACAAGCTCACCGTTCTCGAGCAGCTCGGCGAGCTCTCCTTTCTCGTCACTGAGCCCGATGGCAGCGTGAGCATCGGTGGCAATGAGCGTCCGCTCGAAGACGTGTCGAACGCCCGAGTCGAAGGCGGCGTTGCTGTCGGCCTCGACGGTTACACGTCGCTGGGCTTCTCCGACATTCTCGGCAAGCAAACCCAGATTGCCGCGATCAGCGTTCCCCTCTCCGACGACCCCAACGACGGAATGCTGCGCACCCCCGACGGGTCGAGCGCCTTCCTCTACACGTCGTCGCTGGAGTATGACGAGGCCGCCGGTACGATGCGCGACACGAACTCTGGCACCGTGTACTCCGACATCGGAACGGGAGCGTTCACCTCGGATGCCGGCCAAGAGCTGCTGCCGGGGTGGAAAATCGATGTCGGCTTCGACAACTTCATTCGTGCGTTCAGTGAGGACTCCATCCGGGGCCCGCTGATTAGCGTCACGATCTGGACCTTCGCCTTCGCCTTCCTTTCGGTGTTCACCACCTTCGCGCTCGGCCTCTTCCTGGCGATCGTGTTCAACGACAAGCGGATGAAGAGCCGCAAGTATTACCGGATCATCATGATCTTGCCGTACGCCTTCCCCGGCTTTCTCTCGGCGCTGGTCTGGGCCGGCATGATGAATCAGGAGTTTGGTTTCATCAACGTGGTGCTGCTCGGCGGGGCCGAAGTTCCGTGGCTCACGAATGAGTGGCTAGCCAAGGGCTCGGTGCTGTTCGTGAACCTGTGGCTGGGCTTCCCGTACATGTTCTTGGTCACGACGGGCGCGCTGCAGGCGATCCCCGAAGAGCTCACCGAAGCCGCAACGGTGGATGGTGCCAAACCGTGGGCGATCTTCCGGTTCGTGAAACTGCCGCTGCTGCTCGTCTCGGTTGCCCCGCTGTTGATCTCGTCGTTCGCATTCAACTTCAACAACTTCAACCTCATCTACATGCTCACCAACGGTGGGCCACGCGATGTTTCTGCGGGGGTGAATGTGGGCGCCACGGACATCCTAATTTCGATGGTCTACAAGGTCGCCTTCGTGGGAGCCAACCGAGATTACGGTCTCGCGAGTGCCTTCGCGATCATCATCTTCCTTCTGGTGGCGGGTATTTCGATCATCAGTTTCCGTCGTACCAAGGCCCTTGAGGAGCTGAACTGAGATGACTGCAACAACTCAGGATGCGGATGCCGCAGTGCGCTCGCACGTCGCCGTCGGCCACCCGAAGCGGCCTTTCAAGCGCTACTTCCGCGAAACCGGCTGGCGCCACCTCATCGGAATCGTCATGTCGATCTTTGCGGCTTTCCCGCTGCTGTACGTGTTTAGCGCTTCGCTGAACCCGGGCGGCACTCTCGTGACGGCGAACTCGCTGTTCTCCAACTTCAGCTTTCAAAGCTACGTCGATCTCTTCAACCGCCCCCAGCAGCCGTACGCCGCGTGGTTTGGCAACACGCTGTTGATCGGCGGTATCTCGTCGCTCGGCACTGTGTTCCTCGGCGCGCTTGCGGCATATGCGTTTTCGCGCATGCGCTTCCTCGGTCGTAGGGTCGGGCTGCTGACGCTGCTGCTCGTGCAGATGTTTCCCCAGCTGCTCGCGGTCGTCGCGATCTTCTTGCTGCTCTCGGGCATTTCCGAAATCTTCCCGGCGATCGGGCTCAACAGCCAGATCGGCCTCATCATGGTCTACCTCGGCGGCGCACTCGGAGTGAACACCTACCTGATGTACGGGTTCTTCAATACGGTTCCGTCATCCATTGACGAAGCGGCGAAAATCGATGGCGCAGGCCATGCGCGCATCTTCTTCACGATCATCCTGCGCCTCGTTGCACCGATCTTGGCGGTCGTTGGTCTGCTGTCGTTCGTCGGCACCACCAGCGAGTTCGTGATTGCGAGCATCGTGCTCATCGATCCCGACAAGCAGACCCTCGCGGTTGGTCTCTACCAGTTCGTCTCTCAAGAGTTCTCGCGCAACTGGAGCATCTTCGCCGCCGGTGCCGTGCTCGCCGCCATCCCCGTAATGACCCTGTTCTTGTTCCTGCAGAAATACATCGTCGGCGGTCTCACGGCAGGAAGTGTGAAGTAATGGATGCCCTTCTCCCGCACCACGATGGCTCGGCCTTGCACGTCTCGACTCAGACGCCCGCGCTCGGCGACACCGTCACTCTGCGTCTTCGCGTGCCCGTTGGTTATGGCCCGCTGAAGGCAGTGCGGGTGCGCGAGAATCCCGATCACGAACCGCGCTGGACGGATGCCCGCCTCACCGGCACCGCCGCCGGCTGGGATTGGTGGCAGGCCGAAGTGGTTGTCGAGAACCCACGGCACGGCTATCGGTGGTTACTCGTGCACGAGGATGCTGCTGCCGCTGACGGTCCTGCCGCTGCCGGCGCTGCTGCGACGTCAGGCCAAGGCACCGCTGCTGGAACCACCGCGCCAGCGGGTCGCAGCAACGCTGGCCGCATCGAATGGCTCAACCAGAGCGGACTGCACTCGGTCGAAACACTCGACGCCGAAGACTTTGCCTTGCTCGCGACCCCGGCTGCACCGGAGTGGTTGGCGGAGACGGTGATGTACCAGGTGTTCCCCGATCGCTTTGCCCGCTCATCCGCCGCCGACTCTCATGACAAGCCCGAGTGGGCCATCGCCGCGCGCTGGGATGAGCCGGTTGACCCTGTGTTGCCCGGCCGCTCGAAGCAGTTTTACGGGGGAGACCTCGACGGCATCACCGAGCACCTCGATCACCTGACCGACCTCGGCGTGACCATGCTGTACCTGACGCCGATCTTTCCGGCGCGCTCGAATCATCGCTACGACGCGTCGAGCTTCGTGGATGTCGATGAGCTGTTGGGTGGACGCGAGGCGCTGATCCGTCTGGTGGGCGAGGCTCACGCTCGCGGCCTCAAGGTCATTGGCGATCTCACGACGAATCACTCGGGCGATGGGCACGAATGGTTCCAGGCCGCGCTCGGAAAGCCGGATGCCCCCGAGGGCGACTTCTACTACTTCACGAATGACGAGCACACCGAGTACGTGGGCTGGTTGGGTACGCCAAGCCTGCCGAAGTTCAACTGGAACTCGACCGAGCTGCGTCGCCGCTTCATTGAGGGCCCGGATTCGGTGGTTGCCCACTGGCTCAAGGAGCCCTACAACTTCGACGGTTGGCGCGTGGATGTCGCGAACATGACCGGCCGGATGGGTGCCGAGGACCTCAACGAGGAAGTGCGGCAGATCACGCGCCGCACGATGGAAGCCGTGAATCCGGACACGGTGCTGCTGGCCGAATCGACGAACGATGCCGCCAGCGATCTGCAGGGTGATGCCTGGCACGGCGCGATGACGTATCCGTCATTCACGCGCCCGGTGTGGGGGTGGCTCACCGAACCCGGAGACACCTCCCATGTGACCGCCGATGGCTCGATCGATCCGGAGGCGTGGTTCTTCGGGCAGCCCATCGGTGGCATCCCGAACTACAGCGCCCGCGACTTTGCGGAGATGACGGTACGGTTCACGGCGAGCATCCCATGGCGCATCCGGCTCGGCAATATGAACCCCCTCGACACTCACGACACCGCGCGGTTTCGCACGCATGCGCCCGCCGACAACGTTCCGCTCGCTCTCGCTCTCTCGGTAACGCTGCCCGGAGTGCCCGTCGTCTTCGCGGGTGACGAGTTCGGCCTCAGCGGCGACGACGGCGAAATGTCGCGCACGCCCATTCCGTGGGGAACCGAAACTGACCCCGCCGTGGCGCCCACGCTCGACGTCTATCGCCAGCTAATCGCCCTGCGGCGCGAGCTGCCCACGCTCTCGCACGGCGGTCTGCGCTGGTTGCACGTTGCGGATGACGCGCTCGTTTTCGTGCGCGAGGATGCCGACGCGACCGTTCTCGTTGTTGTCGCGCGCTCGCCATTGACGGTGACGCTGCCCGCAAACGCGCTCGGTGTCGAGTTGGCCGCTACGGCCGCCTCCGATGGAGCTGCCTCCGGGCACGCTTCAGGTGGGGCGGATGCCGCGAGCCCCGCGTTCCTCTCCGGCGATGCGACTCTGGCATCCGCCGCCGCCGGGCTCACGCTCTCCGCGGCCGCCCGCACCTGCGCGATCTGGATTCTGCCCGGCGTCGAGTACCCAGTCGATTAGTGAAGGCGAGAGGCGTTCTGAAATTAGTGGTCAGCGTTGAGCACCAGCGCTTCGTCGTGCGCGTTCAACCCTGAGGTGCGCGGGCGATCTCGGCCTCGCGCGAGTTCATCGTTCAGAGTGCGCGTAATAGTTTCGCGAAACGGCCGAAGCGTGCCGCCCGCGGCGCGATAGCGGGCGTTGTTCCGCTGCAGGAAGCCGGCGTCGGTCGCGGGAATCCAGAGGGGGAGTGAACGCGGTCCCGCCCAATAGCTGATCTCGTGGCCGGTGAGCCACTCGTCATCGCGCTGCTCGAAGCCCTCGGTGAAGCCCGCAATGCCAGCGGTGAGTTCGAGGAATTCTTCGAGCGGGAGCGCGTCTCCGACTGCATTGATCGTCCCGGTAATGCCCGCTCGCCCGGCATGCACGATCCATGCGGCAAGGTCGTCGACGTCGATCACTTGCACCCAGCGACCGGCAAAAGTGGGTGCTAATACTTCGCCACCGCGGTGGAGTCGTGCCGGCCAGTAGCCGAAGCGGTCGGTGGGATCACCGGGACCGACGATGAGTCCTGGGCGCGCGATGAGCACGCGCTCGCCACGATGGCGGGTGCTCGCTCTCTCGGCGGCGACCTTGGCGTGGGCGTAATCGTCCAGATCGACGGGCTCGACAACGGCAGCGCTTTCGTCGGCATCCGGCTGATCGTTAAGTTCGTAGACGGACACGGTCGAGACGAACGTCCAGTGCCCCGCACGTGAGCTCAGCGCCTGCAGCGCTGACTCCACTTGCTCGGGATCTCGCGACACCTCGATAACAGCATCCCAGTCACCCGTCACCTCGTCGTATGCTCCGGGGTGGGTGCGATCGGCGCGGATGAGGTGAGCGCCCTCGGGTACCGTGCCAGATTCTCCGCGTGCCAAGCACGTAACGTCAGCCCCGCCCTGAACGGCGGCCTGCGCGATCGCTCGGCCCAGCCATCCGGTTCCGCCAAGGACTAATACTCGTCGCATGGCTCCATGCAACAGTACTCGCCGCGACTCCGCCTCCCTGTTCGCTGGCGGCGGATGTTGAGCCCGGCGAGCTTTACGCGACCGTAACGTCGATCAGCACCTTGCCGACGGCTCCGCTCTCGACGAGAGCATGGGCATCCGCAGTTTGCTCGAGCGAGAAACGGTGCAGCGGCAGACCGGTCTCTTCGCCGATGCCGAGCGCGCCATCCTCGATCGCGATGTTAATCGTGTCGCCCGCGGCACGAATAGCGTCGATGCCGACGGTGTAGAGCAGCACGAATTGGTAGCGAACGTTGAGCGTGATGTTGCGGCGCACATCCAGAGTTAGCTCGGGGCTGTTGTTGGCGTAGATCGAGATCGAACCTCGGTTGCGGATGACCGCGAGGTTGAGGTCCGCGTTCTGGGAAGGGGCCACCTCAACAATCTGGTCGATACCCTCGGGAGCGATCGCGCGGATCTGCTCCACGATGTTGGCGTCGGTGTAGGTGAGCGCATGGTGGGCACCAGCCGCGGTGGCGAGGGCCGCTTTCGCTGGCCCACTTACGGTCGTGATGACGGTCGCGCCCGCCCAGCGCGCAAGCTGAATGGCGGCGTGACCCACGGCACCGGCTCCACCGGCAACGAGTACGATTTTGCCGCTGAGAGCGGTCGGATGCAGTTCGTCTGGTCCGTCTTCGGCAACCGTGAGGGCGCGGTAGGCCGTGATCGCGGGCACGCCTAGGCTCGCACCCTGATCGAAGCTCGCGCTCGCGGGCAGCGCAAAGACGCGCTCGGCAGGCAGCACAGCCTGCTCTTGGCTGGAGCCACTGTTCGACCGCTGGTAGGCAGCGAGGGCCAGCCACACGCGGTCGCCGACGCTGACATGCTGCACGTCAGAGCCGATCGCTTCCACGATGCCGGCACCGTCTTGCCCGGGAACTACCTCGTCAAACGGCAAGGCCTGAACGGATGCCGCACCGCGGCGCGACTTCCAATCGGTCGGGTTCACTCCGCTGACCACAATGCGCACGCGCACTTCGTCGGGCCCGGGTTCGGTCACGGGCCTCTCGACTAGCTGAAGTACGGAGGGGTCGCCGGTCTCGGTGTAAACAATTGCTTTCATACCAACTCCAACGTTGTCGTGATGCGGAACAATTCCCGGTCGCCCGACGCGGCAGCCCGAGAAAAGCTAGTGCCCGGGGATCGCACTCCACGGTGCCCGCATCGTGCGCACGAAGGAGTACATGACGAGCGTGGGGTGGTGGTGTTCGAGGGCGTAGAAGATGCGCTCGCCGCTGAGGGTGACGCCGATGGTCTCCCACATTTTGGCTTCGGTGCCCTTATCGAGCTGCAGCAGGTCGGCGTAGTTGTCGTCGAGGAGGGCAACGCCGGCGGTCACGATTTCCCACGCGATGCCTTCGCCCCAGAGGTTCTTGGCCGACTCGTAGACCGGGTCGGTGGGGTTGATCGGGTCGTGCTCGCCAGCGGGCAACGGAATCGTGTATTCGGCGACCATCGCGGCCTGGTCATCGGCGTACCAGCGCAGCACAATCTTCACGGCGCGGGTGGTGCTGAGCGGCGACAGCAGGGGAGCGAGATCGGCGGGAAGTTCGATCGTTTCGGCCGTCAGGATCTCGACCGAGGGCGTGTACCCCATGCGCGCGAGCACCTCACCGTAGGAAACGCTCGCTTCGAAGCGAGCACTCAAGCGCAGGGCGACCGGGTCGACGACGGTGGCGGCTCCCTGACTGCGAATCACAATCCCTTGACGCTCCAACTGCGCGAGCGCCACCCGAACCTGCGGGCGACTGCAGTTCAACCACTCGGCAAGCTTGAGCTCACCGGGCAGTAGAAAGTTGGAGTCGCGGGCCGCTTCACGCACATGGCGAAGCACGCCACTGAGAATTCGCTCGTCTTCGGTGAGCGATCCAGTAACGATGCGGCCTTCGGGGACCGTTATTTCCATGTGCGCTCCTATGCGGCGATCGACTCTCGGGCGGCCACAAAAGCCTCAACGCAACGGCTGATGTCCTCGCTTGAGTGTCCAGCCGACAACTGTACGCGAATACGAGCTTTGCCCAACGGCACGACAGGGAACGAGAAAGCGATCACGTAGACGCCGAGCGTGAGCAGGGCATCCGCCATGGCAACAGCTTCGTGCTCGTCGGCAAACATGACCGGAATGATCGGATGCTCGCCCGGCAGTAGCGTGAACCCGGCCTCGGCCATTCCGCTGCGGAACTGCTCTGCATTCGCCTTCAACTGGGCACGGCTCTTGGCTCCTTCGGCCACAAGATTGAGCGCTTCGATCGAGCCGGCAACCACCGAGGGGGCAACGGCATTCGAGAACAGGTACGGGCGGGCGCGCTGGCGCAGCAACTCCACAATCTCGGAGTGGGCGCTGATGTAGCCTCCGGATGCTCCGCCCAGGGCCTTGCCGAGCGTGCCCGAGATGATGTCGACACGGTCGGAGACGCCGCAGTGTTCGGGGGTTCCGGCTCCAGTCTCGCCGACGAATCCGACAGCGTGCGAGTCATCGACCATGACCATCGCGTCGTACTGTTCGGCCAGGTCGCAGATCGCTTCGAGCGGGGCGAGGTAGCCGTCCATCGAGAAGACACCGTCGGTGACGATGAGGCGGCGGCGGGCATCCTTCGCGGCAATCAACTGCGCTTCGAGGTCAGCCATGTCGCGGTTCTTGTAGCGGTAGCGCGCAGCCTTTGAGAGGCGGATGCCGTCGATGATCGAGGCATGGTTCAACTCATCCGAAATCACCGCATCCTCGGCACTCAGCAGCACCTCGAAGATGCCACCGTTCGCGTCGTAGCAGGAGGGGAACAGGATGGTCGCCTCCATGCTCAGTAGTGCAGAAAGCCGGTTCTCGAGCTCAACGTGCTGGGTTTGGGTGCCGCAGATAAAGCGCACGCTCGCCATCCCGAAGCCCCACTCGTCGAGGGCATCCTTCGCGGCAGCGACGAGGCGCGGGTGGTTGGCCAGACCGAGGTAGTTGTTGGCGCAGAAGTTGAGCACCGGCTTCCCGCCCGATTCAACGTGGGCAGCTTGCGCAGTGTCGAGTTGGCGTTCGGTCTTGTAGAGGCCAGCGGAGCGGATCTCGCTCAGGGTCTCGGTGAGTTGCTCGCGAACTGTTCCGTACATGGTGTTCTCCTAAAAAATGTGGGGTGGGGCCGGAAGCGAGAGCGACAGGCGCTACGACCAGTCGATGATGACCTTGCCGCCATTTCCGCGGCGTGCAGTCGCGAAGGCTTCTTCCCACTGTTCGGCGGGGAAGCGGTCGGTGACGACGGCGGAGACATCCAAACCGGTGTGCACCATGGCGTTCATGGCGTACCAGGTCTCGAACATTTCGCGACCGTAGATGCCCTTGATGGTGATCATGTGGGTCACGACGGTGGCCCAGTCGATGCCGATGGGTTCGGCGGGCAGGCCGAGCATCGCAATGCGACCGCCCTGGTTCATGTTGCTGATCATCTCGGGCAGGGCGGTGGGGTGACCGCTCATTTCGAGCCCGATGTCGAAGCCCTCTTTCATGCCGAGCAGCTCTTGGGCTTCAGCGATGCGCGTTGTCGACACGTTGATCGCGAGGTTCACGCCCATCTCGCGGGCGAGTTGCAGCCGCTGTTCGTTCACGTCGGTCATCACAATGTTGCGGGCGCCGATGTGACGCGCAACTTTGGCGGCCATGAGTCCGATCGGCCCAGCGCCGGTGATGAGCACGTCTTCGCCGACCATCGGGAACGACAGTGCGGTGTGCACGGCGTTGCCGAGGGGGTCAAAGATGGCGGCAAGTTCGGGGTCGATATCGGTGGGATGCGCCCAGACGTTCTGTTCGGGAATGACGACAAATTCGGCAAAGGCACCGTCGCGGTTTACACCAATGCTTGAAGTGAATTTGCAGAGATGGCGGCGGCCGGCACGGCAGTTGCGGCAATGGCCGCACACGACATGACCTTCGCCGGAGACGAGGGCGCCAACCTCGACCGAAGTGACTCCTTCGCCGAGCTCCACGACGTGCCCAGAGAATTCGTGGCCAGGAATGAGGGGAGCGTTGATGGCGCCGGCGGCCCAGGCATCCCACGACTCAATATGCAGGTCAGTGCCGCAAATTCCGGTGCGGGCAACCCTGATTTTTACCTCACCGCGACCAGGGGTCGGCTCGGGGCGTTCGGCCAATATGAGGCCTGGTCCGGCCTTGTCCTTATAGAGGGCTTTCATCGTTGATTCCTCTCAGGCGGCGCGACAGGGCGCGTGGTGTGCGCTTGTGGCGCACCTCATTCGACGTGTCCGCTGCTGTGTTTCAGGGTACCGCCACTTGTTTACAAGTGCGACTCTTCTGCTAGCGTCATACAAATCATAAGTTGAAGGAGCCATTCGTGACCGAAATATCCCAGCGCATCGAGGGAATATCGCTATGGGATGGTACGGCCGCGCACGGCATTGGTTCCCTCAGCTGGACAGGTGACCGGATCGACGCGGTAGAAACCGTGAACGACGCCACGGCCACCGACTCGGATGCCGCAACCACGGCATCCGAATACAGCGTGATTCCGGGCCTCATTGACACCCACGTTCACCTCGGCGGCTATGCCGGACCGGACAAGGTCGACTGGGTTTCGTGGCCGCTTCTGACGCCGTGGGAAGAGCAGGTCTTCCACATCGCGGCGAACGCCCACCAGGCAGCCCGCAACGGCGTGACCACGCTGCGCGATCTGGCCGGCGACGGACGTCAACTGGCCGTCAAGCGCGCCTTCGATCAGGGCATCCAGCAGGGGCCGCGCATTCTTGTGCACGGCCCCGTCGGTATGACGGCGGGCCACGGTGATCTCTTCATCCCGCCGCACTACTCGCACCGCACGCCCACCGCCGACAGCCCAGACGAGTGCCGCAAGCTCGTGCGCGAATACGCTCGCGCCGGTGTTGACGGCATCAAGATCTTCACGAGTGGCGGCGTTCTTTCGACCGGCGACAAGGTCGGCTGGCGTAACCAGACCACCGCCGAAATCGAGACAACCCTCGATGAAGCCCACGCTCTCGGCCTCAAGGTTGCCGCGCACAGTCACTCCACCGAGGGCAACCAGATTGCTCTGGATGCCGGAGTCGACTCCCTCGAACACGGCACTGGGATTACCGAAGAGCAATGGCCAACGCTGCTCGAGCGCAACATCTCGGTTGCTCCCACGCTCA
Proteins encoded in this region:
- a CDS encoding NAD-dependent epimerase/dehydratase family protein, producing the protein MRRVLVLGGTGWLGRAIAQAAVQGGADVTCLARGESGTVPEGAHLIRADRTHPGAYDEVTGDWDAVIEVSRDPEQVESALQALSSRAGHWTFVSTVSVYELNDQPDADESAAVVEPVDLDDYAHAKVAAERASTRHRGERVLIARPGLIVGPGDPTDRFGYWPARLHRGGEVLAPTFAGRWVQVIDVDDLAAWIVHAGRAGITGTINAVGDALPLEEFLELTAGIAGFTEGFEQRDDEWLTGHEISYWAGPRSLPLWIPATDAGFLQRNNARYRAAGGTLRPFRETITRTLNDELARGRDRPRTSGLNAHDEALVLNADH
- a CDS encoding NADPH:quinone reductase, which gives rise to MKAIVYTETGDPSVLQLVERPVTEPGPDEVRVRIVVSGVNPTDWKSRRGAASVQALPFDEVVPGQDGAGIVEAIGSDVQHVSVGDRVWLALAAYQRSNSGSSQEQAVLPAERVFALPASASFDQGASLGVPAITAYRALTVAEDGPDELHPTALSGKIVLVAGGAGAVGHAAIQLARWAGATVITTVSGPAKAALATAAGAHHALTYTDANIVEQIRAIAPEGIDQIVEVAPSQNADLNLAVIRNRGSISIYANNSPELTLDVRRNITLNVRYQFVLLYTVGIDAIRAAGDTINIAIEDGALGIGEETGLPLHRFSLEQTADAHALVESGAVGKVLIDVTVA
- a CDS encoding GntR family transcriptional regulator, whose amino-acid sequence is MEITVPEGRIVTGSLTEDERILSGVLRHVREAARDSNFLLPGELKLAEWLNCSRPQVRVALAQLERQGIVIRSQGAATVVDPVALRLSARFEASVSYGEVLARMGYTPSVEILTAETIELPADLAPLLSPLSTTRAVKIVLRWYADDQAAMVAEYTIPLPAGEHDPINPTDPVYESAKNLWGEGIAWEIVTAGVALLDDNYADLLQLDKGTEAKMWETIGVTLSGERIFYALEHHHPTLVMYSFVRTMRAPWSAIPGH
- a CDS encoding glycine C-acetyltransferase → MYGTVREQLTETLSEIRSAGLYKTERQLDTAQAAHVESGGKPVLNFCANNYLGLANHPRLVAAAKDALDEWGFGMASVRFICGTQTQHVELENRLSALLSMEATILFPSCYDANGGIFEVLLSAEDAVISDELNHASIIDGIRLSKAARYRYKNRDMADLEAQLIAAKDARRRLIVTDGVFSMDGYLAPLEAICDLAEQYDAMVMVDDSHAVGFVGETGAGTPEHCGVSDRVDIISGTLGKALGGASGGYISAHSEIVELLRQRARPYLFSNAVAPSVVAGSIEALNLVAEGAKSRAQLKANAEQFRSGMAEAGFTLLPGEHPIIPVMFADEHEAVAMADALLTLGVYVIAFSFPVVPLGKARIRVQLSAGHSSEDISRCVEAFVAARESIAA
- the tdh gene encoding L-threonine 3-dehydrogenase — its product is MKALYKDKAGPGLILAERPEPTPGRGEVKIRVARTGICGTDLHIESWDAWAAGAINAPLIPGHEFSGHVVELGEGVTSVEVGALVSGEGHVVCGHCRNCRAGRRHLCKFTSSIGVNRDGAFAEFVVIPEQNVWAHPTDIDPELAAIFDPLGNAVHTALSFPMVGEDVLITGAGPIGLMAAKVARHIGARNIVMTDVNEQRLQLAREMGVNLAINVSTTRIAEAQELLGMKEGFDIGLEMSGHPTALPEMISNMNQGGRIAMLGLPAEPIGIDWATVVTHMITIKGIYGREMFETWYAMNAMVHTGLDVSAVVTDRFPAEQWEEAFATARRGNGGKVIIDWS
- a CDS encoding amidohydrolase family protein, which translates into the protein MTEISQRIEGISLWDGTAAHGIGSLSWTGDRIDAVETVNDATATDSDAATTASEYSVIPGLIDTHVHLGGYAGPDKVDWVSWPLLTPWEEQVFHIAANAHQAARNGVTTLRDLAGDGRQLAVKRAFDQGIQQGPRILVHGPVGMTAGHGDLFIPPHYSHRTPTADSPDECRKLVREYARAGVDGIKIFTSGGVLSTGDKVGWRNQTTAEIETTLDEAHALGLKVAAHSHSTEGNQIALDAGVDSLEHGTGITEEQWPTLLERNISVAPTLMINDVIAEARIPVSAEAQEKAQAVVLERNTNFAAAGRAGVRFVLGTDANGIFVKFGDQMEEVRLMAEMFGWSAERALQSATSDAADAIGLAHKVGTLATGWGADFVVLKGRPWEDITQLRTENIVAVVSRGVVVFGELPQ